In a single window of the Elaeis guineensis isolate ETL-2024a chromosome 6, EG11, whole genome shotgun sequence genome:
- the LOC140858820 gene encoding uncharacterized protein yields MNVLYCALYASEFNRISTCASAKEIWDRLEVTHEGTNQVKESKINMLVHKYELFKIEHDESITAMFTRFTDIINGLKSLGKSYTNSELVRKILKSLPRTWEAKVTAIQEAKDLNTLPLEELLGSLMTHELSMKQHQEDEVKKKRTIALKSTTSPDYEMDDSEDEEQDEEMALITWKFKKFLRKKKQGMRKKFTKGDQSKEKEKDQPLICYECKKPGHFRSECPQLKKGLKKFKKKLAVAS; encoded by the exons atgaatgtcctttattgtgcactatatgcaagtgaatttaatcgcatttctacttgtgcatctgctaaagaaatatgggataggttagaagtaacccatgagggaacaaatcaagtaaaagagtctaaaataaacatgcttgtacataaatatgaattgttcaaaatagagcatgatgagtccataactgctatgtttactcgttttactgacataatcaatggtttaaagagtcttggcaaatcttatactaacagtgaacttgtaaggaagattctcaagtcactgccaagaacttgggaagccaaggtgactgccatccaagaagcaaaagacttgaacactctacctctagaagagcttcttggatccttgatgactcatgaacttagcatgaagcaacatcaagaggatgaagtcaaaaagaaaagaaccattgccctcaaatccacaacttcgcctgattatgaaatggatgactctgaagatgaagaacaggatgaagagatggcactcatcacctggaaatttaagaagtttttaagaaaaaagaaacaggggatgagaaagaaattcacaaaaggggatcaaagcaaagaaaaagagaaagatcaaccccttatatgctacgagtgcaagaagccgggacatttcagatccgaatgtccacaactgaagaaaggtctcaagaagttcaaaaagaag ttggctgtggcatcgtag